Proteins encoded within one genomic window of Tidjanibacter massiliensis:
- the rbr gene encoding rubrerythrin, with product MKSIKGTKTEQNLLKAFAGESQARTRYTFFASVAKKEGFEQISAIFTETAEQEKEHAKKFFRFLEGGMVEITASYPAGVIGTTAENLLAAAEGELEEWGELYPDFAKVADEEGFPQIAATFRMVAKVEVEHEKRYRRLYKRVIDGTVFEREEETEWQCRNCGYVHRGKNAPATCPVCQHPQAFFEEEKQNY from the coding sequence ATGAAATCAATCAAAGGTACCAAGACAGAACAGAACCTGCTGAAGGCTTTTGCAGGGGAATCGCAGGCCCGGACGCGCTATACTTTCTTTGCGAGCGTCGCCAAAAAGGAGGGCTTCGAACAGATATCCGCGATATTCACCGAGACCGCGGAACAGGAGAAGGAACATGCCAAGAAGTTTTTCCGTTTTCTCGAAGGGGGCATGGTGGAGATTACCGCCTCCTATCCTGCGGGCGTGATAGGCACGACGGCCGAAAATCTGCTTGCAGCGGCCGAAGGCGAGCTGGAAGAGTGGGGTGAACTCTATCCCGATTTCGCGAAGGTGGCCGACGAAGAGGGCTTTCCGCAGATTGCAGCTACTTTCCGCATGGTAGCTAAAGTGGAGGTCGAACATGAAAAACGTTACCGCCGTCTTTACAAACGGGTTATCGACGGAACGGTATTCGAGCGCGAGGAGGAGACGGAATGGCAGTGCCGTAACTGCGGTTATGTGCACAGGGGTAAGAATGCTCCTGCGACCTGTCCTGTTTGCCAGCATCCGCAGGCATTTTTTGAAGAGGAGAAGCAGAACTATTGA
- a CDS encoding LrgB family protein, translating to MNPLLHSEIFILTLVTGVYLAALWLYRKTRLSLLHPLLVSIPVLALGIRFLGIPFATFEAGSRIINFLLGPTVVALGYLLYEQREHLKANGISILTSVFVGSVIGIVSVVLIARWMGADRTLIASLEPKSVTTPIAMSIAQRSGGIPAIAAVVVIVVGIFGGIVGPFILDRLGIRSRIARGLALGSAAHGLGTARAMELGAIEGAISGLAIGVMGIMTAILIPVIEWLLNL from the coding sequence ATGAACCCACTCCTCCATTCGGAAATATTCATCCTGACACTCGTCACGGGCGTCTACCTCGCCGCACTGTGGCTCTACCGGAAAACACGGCTCAGCCTGCTGCATCCGCTGCTGGTCTCTATACCGGTGCTTGCCCTCGGCATCCGGTTTCTCGGCATCCCTTTCGCTACATTCGAGGCCGGAAGCCGCATCATCAATTTTCTCCTGGGCCCGACAGTCGTGGCATTGGGCTATTTGTTATACGAACAGAGAGAACACCTGAAAGCAAACGGAATCTCCATCCTGACCTCGGTTTTCGTGGGAAGCGTCATCGGCATCGTCAGCGTGGTGCTCATCGCCCGCTGGATGGGAGCCGACCGGACGCTGATAGCGTCGCTCGAACCCAAATCCGTCACTACTCCCATCGCCATGAGTATCGCCCAACGGTCGGGCGGCATCCCTGCCATCGCCGCCGTGGTCGTCATCGTGGTAGGTATCTTCGGCGGAATCGTCGGTCCGTTCATTCTCGACAGACTGGGTATCCGGAGCCGCATCGCCCGGGGCCTGGCACTCGGTTCGGCCGCCCACGGACTCGGTACGGCCAGGGCTATGGAGCTGGGCGCGATAGAAGGAGCGATAAGCGGCCTGGCCATCGGCGTCATGGGCATCATGACCGCCATTCTCATACCCGTCATCGAGTGGCTGCTGAACCTTTGA
- a CDS encoding CidA/LrgA family protein, producing the protein MLPGIFIILLFYAAGEFIGTLTGGLIPGSVIGMILLFAALCGKVVKPETVRPVARFLTDNMGLFFLPAGVGIVNAMDILSQSWQAVLTACAVSTVAVIVTVACTQEWLESRSRRRAAKPRTVSPPPPAAGVPDTDTAAQEAAINDTRP; encoded by the coding sequence ATGTTACCGGGAATTTTCATCATTCTGCTGTTTTACGCCGCCGGCGAATTTATCGGTACGCTGACGGGCGGTCTCATACCGGGCAGCGTCATCGGCATGATACTGCTGTTCGCAGCACTCTGCGGCAAAGTCGTCAAACCGGAAACAGTCAGACCGGTCGCCCGGTTCCTGACCGACAACATGGGACTCTTTTTTCTGCCGGCCGGTGTGGGCATCGTCAATGCAATGGACATCCTTTCGCAATCCTGGCAGGCGGTATTGACGGCCTGCGCCGTAAGTACGGTAGCCGTCATCGTGACGGTCGCCTGCACACAGGAGTGGCTGGAGAGCAGGAGCCGGAGACGGGCAGCCAAACCCCGAACCGTCTCCCCCCCCCCCCCCGCCGCAGGAGTACCCGATACGGACACGGCAGCACAAGAGGCCGCAATCAACGACACCAGACCATGA
- a CDS encoding GNAT family N-acetyltransferase, which translates to MDILASLEIRRVSGSELPQRLLLAADESREAVADYVDRGWCYGAFLAGRMVGEYVLLHTRPFTAEVVNIAVEPAVQRQGIGGAMLRHAAETARASGFRKLEIGTGNSGFGQMALYIRCGFRMEWIDRGFFSLHYPEPILEAGLPCTDMVRMGMLL; encoded by the coding sequence ATGGATATACTTGCTTCGTTGGAGATAAGGCGGGTGTCCGGCAGTGAGTTGCCGCAGCGTCTTTTGCTGGCGGCAGACGAGTCGCGGGAAGCCGTCGCCGACTATGTGGACCGCGGCTGGTGTTACGGCGCCTTTCTCGCCGGACGCATGGTCGGCGAATATGTTCTGCTCCACACCCGGCCGTTTACGGCGGAGGTGGTGAATATCGCCGTCGAACCGGCGGTACAGCGGCAGGGGATAGGCGGTGCGATGCTGCGCCATGCAGCGGAGACCGCTCGTGCGTCCGGTTTCCGCAAACTCGAAATCGGTACGGGCAATTCCGGATTCGGACAGATGGCTCTCTATATCCGGTGCGGTTTCCGAATGGAGTGGATAGACCGCGGTTTTTTCTCCCTCCACTATCCTGAGCCCATCCTGGAGGCGGGACTTCCCTGTACGGATATGGTGCGCATGGGTATGTTGCTATGA
- the glyA gene encoding serine hydroxymethyltransferase, with protein sequence MKRDNQVFDLIEQEKQRQLHGIELIASENFVSDEVMQAMGSVLTNKYAEGYPGARYYGGCQVVDKVEQLAIDRVCELYGAEYANVQPHSGAQANMAVFMAVLKPGDTFMGLDLAHGGHLSHGSPVNMSGILYKAVGYQVGQETGTIDYDAMEALAMEHKPKLIVGGASAYCREWDYERMRAIADKVGAILLIDMAHTAGLIAAGLLKNPVKYAHIVTSTTHKTLRGPRGGIILMGKDFDNPWGIKTPKGEIKKMSAVLNSAVFPGIQGGPLEHVIAAKAVAFGEALQPEYKEYQAQVKKNAAAMADAFMKRGYKLVSNGTDNHLMLIDLRTKFPEISGKKAERTLVEADITTNKNMVPFDSRSPFLTSGIRIGTPAITTRGLKEDKMDYIVSLIDRVLSDIDNPDTIAAVREEVHKLMADYPLFAW encoded by the coding sequence ATGAAAAGGGATAATCAGGTCTTCGACCTCATTGAACAGGAAAAACAGCGTCAGCTCCACGGTATCGAACTGATAGCATCGGAAAACTTCGTCAGCGACGAGGTGATGCAGGCCATGGGCTCCGTACTCACCAACAAATACGCCGAAGGGTATCCCGGCGCACGCTACTACGGCGGCTGCCAGGTGGTGGACAAGGTGGAACAACTCGCCATCGACCGCGTATGCGAACTCTACGGCGCCGAATACGCCAACGTACAGCCCCACTCGGGCGCACAGGCCAACATGGCAGTTTTCATGGCCGTACTCAAACCCGGCGACACCTTCATGGGTCTTGACCTGGCACACGGAGGCCACCTCTCGCACGGTTCGCCCGTCAACATGTCCGGCATCCTCTACAAGGCCGTCGGCTATCAGGTAGGCCAGGAGACCGGCACCATTGACTACGATGCGATGGAAGCGCTCGCCATGGAGCACAAACCCAAACTCATCGTCGGCGGTGCTTCGGCCTACTGCCGCGAATGGGATTACGAACGCATGCGTGCAATCGCCGACAAGGTGGGCGCCATCCTTCTTATCGACATGGCCCATACGGCCGGCCTCATCGCCGCAGGGCTGCTGAAGAACCCGGTGAAGTACGCCCATATCGTCACCTCCACTACGCACAAGACGCTCCGCGGTCCGCGCGGTGGCATTATCCTTATGGGCAAGGATTTCGACAACCCCTGGGGCATCAAAACGCCGAAAGGCGAAATCAAGAAAATGTCGGCCGTCCTCAACTCCGCCGTATTCCCCGGCATTCAGGGCGGTCCGCTGGAACACGTCATCGCAGCCAAAGCCGTAGCTTTCGGCGAAGCGCTCCAGCCTGAATACAAAGAGTATCAGGCACAGGTGAAGAAAAATGCGGCCGCCATGGCCGATGCCTTCATGAAACGCGGTTACAAGCTGGTTTCCAACGGTACCGACAACCACCTGATGCTGATAGACCTCCGCACCAAATTCCCGGAAATATCGGGTAAAAAGGCGGAACGCACACTCGTGGAGGCCGACATCACGACCAACAAGAACATGGTGCCGTTCGACAGCCGCTCGCCGTTCCTCACCTCCGGTATCCGTATCGGCACGCCGGCAATCACCACCCGCGGCCTCAAGGAGGACAAGATGGATTACATCGTAAGCCTCATCGACAGGGTGCTTTCCGACATCGACAACCCCGACACGATAGCTGCCGTAAGGGAAGAAGTACACAAACTGATGGCCGATTACCCGCTCTTCGCGTGGTAA